One Danio aesculapii chromosome 13, fDanAes4.1, whole genome shotgun sequence DNA window includes the following coding sequences:
- the si:zfos-1056e6.1 gene encoding uncharacterized protein si:zfos-1056e6.1, with the protein MTENILCTVWIALKRLDLNENRITALREVHIPSGAKATTIRQTLAHTFRLDTSQITLKIRNNRGSLIPLNCCMLPNSKQMPYILEVAKNYQHVKPRARRVPMTVINKTLKLREQSIVKRIERLEELLPEIKLKNHEKMTKDIELLNQKLVFLHKRMQMAESYCWEGMLRRAPLW; encoded by the exons ATGACTGAAAACATCCTTTGCACGGTTTGGATCGCCCTCAAGAGGCTTGATCTCAATG AAAACAGGATCACAGCTCTTCGGGAGGTTCATATTCCAAGTGGGGCGAAAGCAACCACTATAAGACAA ACACTAGCTCATACATTCAGACTTGACACCTCTCAGATAACGCTAAAG ATACGCAACAATCGAGGATCTCTGATTCCATTAAACTGCTGCATGCTGCCAAACAGCAAGCAAAT gccGTACATCCTTGAAGTGGCGAAAAACTACCAGCACG TCAAGCCAAGAGCCAGACGTGTTCCCATGACTGTTATTAATAAAACCTTGAAGTTGAGAGAGCAGAGCATTGTGAAACGG ATCGAAAGATTAGAGGAACTGTTGCCTGAAATCAAGCTGAAAAACCATGAAAAGATGACAAAG GACATCGAGTTGCTGAACCAAAAACTGGTCTTTCTTCACAAGCGAATGCAG atggcCGAGTCCTATTGCTGGGAGGGGATGTTAAGAAGAGCTCCACTGTGGTGA